The window TTGCCACTACTTGTCCTCCTTTTTGTTGTCCTGTTCAGATTGAATGGGTGTGATGGATAGTTCGCCATGGTCGCTCGACACCGGGCAGTGCTCGTCCCACCACCCTTTGGCCTGGTGGCGCTTTTTCTCTTCTTCCGCCATGCGCCATATCTTGTAGGCCGAATCGCGTAGCATCCCATAGAGAATGCCACAGCCCGTATCCTCACGGTCGGCATCACCACGATCGGCCAGACGCATCATTTCCTGGGTCAGTGCAATGGTCAGCTTAATGTTGTGATCGCAGGGTTTCACCGGACAGCTTTCGTTGACTGAAAAAATAGGATCTACACGACGTCCAGAGAATATCAAAACTTATGCCAATGAAAGATCAAGTCCGTAGAAATGAAGCAATCACATGATTAGCAAGCGTCTAAAGGACCAAGAAACACCGCGACCCGGTCCCTCGACTGCCTCGCCACCCCTTTCAATTGATACACCCGATGATCGCGACAGCCAAAGTCTGCACGTGCACACCAGCTATCTTATTTAAATCACTTAAAAAAACCTAAACCACTTCTCGATGCAGATGATACATAAGTGTCTCAAAACAATCGCCGGGAGCAACATCACATGGGTCGGTAGCACCTGCGGTTTTTGAAAACGGGATCATTCATGAACAGGTCGGATATAAAAAGAACTACAAAAGGCAGGTGAGCGTCAACCCTGCAAGGTGTATTGTGCATCACTCGTAACATACAGATACGTTTTAAGCAAGGTGCCGCCTTGTGCCTCAATATTCCCGGTCGGCAGATTGAAAACGGCATAACAATTGCTAAATTTTGAATGCAATTGAGTTTAGCGAAAAAAATATCCCACGGAAAGGAATACAAATGGAAAATATAGAGAGCCTTAAAAGAAACACCGAATTGCTCAATACCATTGATTGGGAGATGACACCCGAAGAAGCGGTCAGGCTCTATCTGGAGTGGGGCAACAATTGGGCCCGCGGCAATTATGTCATTCGTTCAAAAAACGATGAAACGTGCTATTTTTCCGTGAGCACCTGGAAAGAGCCACCGACCATCTATCTGATCCGGCGCAACTCCGACGGGGCCAAAGAGTTGGCCCACATCAAGATGCCGGAACGGATCCGGAAGGCTTTCATTAAAGAGCACGGGGAACTCAAGGGTGTGTACGCGGTCGAGGGCATCGTCAAAACGTGGCTGCAGAAAGAACTAGGAGCGGCGTAAGGTGTTGTGGGGCTCCGCCCTTAACAGCCTCTTTTAAAATTCGTCGATACCGGATCAGTTCGGGCCGTTTGGATGGGTGAGCAGGTGCTCTGCAAACCTGACGGCCTCCTCGTTTTGGGAGCATTCCGGGCAGAGGCCTAAAAACTCGAGACGATGCCCCATGATGGTGTACACCGTTGTACCGTAGAGCTTATCTTCAAGGCGATTGAGCGGTGCAATGGGCGCATCGTCTATGCGGCCGCAATAAACGCAACGGACATGATAGTGGTGCTGCGCGATACCATCGTAACGCTTTTGGCTGCCGGCAATTTCGAGGGTTTGGATTTCACCGATGGTGGTGAGAAGCTCTAGATTCCGGTAGATCGTCCCCAGACTCACATGGGGCAGCCGCTTGCGGACCATCTCGTAAAGTTGATCCGCAGTGGGATGCGTGTTCTCCTTGCGCAACTCCTCAAGGATCACACGCCGCTGTTGGGTCATGCGCAGTTTGTCATTGCTTACCAGGTGGTTTTTTTTGTCCAGACAATGCATCGTCATTCACTCGGCAGGGACCATCCATGGAATCATCGACGAGACGGATCAGCGTTGATCCAATGGAATGAAACTGCACTCTTCCGGACCGCAGTATTCCCCCACATATTTGGATTCCGGCCTATAAAGCATGGGTTTCGGGGCAGCCTCTGCGTATTGTTCTTCGATCACATGGGCCGTCCATCCGGCCACCCTGGATATGGCGAACAGGGGCGAATAAAGATCGACCGGAATGCCCATCGAATAATAAAGCGAAGCGCTGTAGAAATCCACGTTCACGTAAATATCGGTTCCTTTGCGTTCCTTGAACGCCTTTTTGCCTTCGACCTCTAAAATTCTGGATATCTCATACCATCTGGTGTCGCCGGCCAGTTCGCCGGCGCGCTTGGACATGGGGGCCAGGATGTGGGCGCGGGGATCGTCGGTCTGATAGACCGCATGCCCCAAGCCCATGATCAGACGGCCTTCGTCAAGGACCTTGTTCACATAGGCACTCACCCGGTCCGGGCTGCCGATATCCATCAACATCTGCATCACGCGCACGTTTGCGCCGCCGTGCAACTCGCCGGATAACGACCCGATGGCAGCAGACACGGCTGCGTACATATGCGCCCGGGTCGAGGCGACCTCCCGTGCGGCAAAGGTTGACGCATTAAAGGAGTGTTCGGCGTGCAGGACCAGAGCCACGTCGAAGAAATGGACCAGATCGGCATTGGGTTTTTGGCCGAAAAGCATGTAGAGAAAGTTTTCGGCGTGCCCCATGCCCGCATCCGGCGAGACCGGCGCTTTTCCAGTACGAATCCGCTCCCAAGCGGCCAATATGGTGGGCAGCTTTGCGATCAGTCGGATCGCCTTGCGCAGGGCGGCTTCCTTGTTGGCATCGGCCGCTTCGGCATCGTGATTGGCCAGCATCGATACGGCGGCCTGGAGAATGTCCATGGGCAGGGCATCGGCCGGCCGCGTCTCCAACGCCCGGATCAATGCGTCGGGAATCTCACGCTCGGCCGCCAGTTTCTTTTTCAAAACAGCGAGTTCGTCTTTATTGGGAAGACGCTCGTATAGCAGCAAATGGACGATCTCTTCGAAGGTTGCCCTGGCAGCCAGGTCCTGCACCAGGTAGCCCCTGTAGATCAGTTTGCCCTCTTTGCCGATCACGTCGCTGATTTTGGTGCTGGCGACGGTGACACCGCGTAGACCGGTATTGATCGTCGGTTTGCATTCCTCTTCCATCATCGCCTCCTTTAATCTTCGACGTCACGGGAAACCGGCTTTTCGGCCGGATTAGGAATCGTTATCATGTGTGTATTGAAAATAAAACCTTAAAATGCTAATGGTCAAGAGGCATCCACATCGAAATTCCGGTTATCCTTAAACTGCCAATGACACCAACGCATCGACCGGTTGTTCCAAGCGTCCAAGCGCGTATGGCGCACCTTCACAGCCGGCCGACCGAAGAATACCATCAGGGCTGACAGGCTATGCAAAAGCTGACCATTAAAAAGGGATACCGGTTCCGCATGGCCGGAGCACCGGCCGATGACCTGATCGTCCTGCCGGCACCGGCCCGCGTAGCGGTGCTGCCCGAGCGCGTTCCCCACATCAAACCCCGCCTCCTCGTCAAAAAGGGCGATCAGGTCCAAATCGGATCACCGCTGTTTGAAGACAAACGCAATCCACGGTTCAAGTTTCTATCTCCGGGAGGCGGGACGATCCACGACATCTCGTTCGGACCGCGCCGCGTGATTCAAGCGATTGTCATCGACCGGAAGGAGACTCCTGAACCCGAAACCCGGTTTCAGGCGGTCACCGAAAACCAACTGGCGCAAATCGAACGGCAAGAGCTGGTGGACCGCATTCTGGACGGCGGCATGTGGTGGGCCTTCCGCGAACTGCCTTTTCGGGACCTGCCCGCGCCGGATGGAGAACCTCCTTTTATTCTGATCTCGCTCAACGCCAAAGAGCCATTTCAGCCGTCGCCGGCCGTTTACCTGAAAGATCAGGAACAATTGCTGGCCTATGGCCTGAAGGCCCTGAACGTATTGGCCCCGGGCAAAGTGCGGGTCTTTGCCGATGCCAGCGAAAGCAGTGTGATTGAGAAAGCCGGGCAGTGGCTCACACACGTCGTCAGCGGAAACTATCCGTGTGACGACCCGGCAACCGTGCTCTATCGCATCAAATCCGACGCCTCTCAAAACCGCGCCTGGTTTGTGGCCGGCCAGGACCTGCTCGCACTGGCCCACCTGCTGCGCGAAGGGCGCTATCCGATCCGCCGGGTGGTGGCCGTGGCCGGCAGCGCGGCGCCCGATCGGCGCCACTGCCACATCCGGTTGGGCGCGCCTCTATCCCAAATGGTAGAGGACGCACGGTTGCACGGTGGCGAACGTTTCGTCGTCGGCGGCCTCTTCAGGGGCTACAGCAGTGATTCCGATGGATACGTGGGGTTTTACGAAACCGCGGTCAACGTGGTGCCCGAGGGCGGTGAACCCGAATTCCTGGCATTGTTCAACCCAGGCGTCAGCCGCCCGAGCTATTCACGCACCTTTTTATCCCGGCTCAACCCCAAGGCCCTGGTATACAACTGCAATATGCATGGCGATCTGCGCGCCTGTATCGCCTGCATGCATTGTGCGGATGTGTGCCCTGTGGATCTGCTGCCGCAAATGATCTACAAGTCCATCCTCGCCGAAGAGGTCGAGGAGTATCTCGAGTTGGGACTGCTCGATTGCGTCGAGTGCGGCTTGTGCAGCTATGTCTGCCCCTCCAAAATCGAGCTCAGCAGAACATTTATCGCCACCAAGGCGGCCTATGCCAAAGAACAAGCCGTTAAACCCGATTAACGCCCAGAACATCAGAGCGTCGGGAACAATTCAGCGACCCCGAACGTACGGTGCCATGCGACGATGAAAGCGATTCGCCAATTTTTCGAAAATCAACGCCGGCATTTTGAAGGCAACGGACCGCTGGCGCCCCTCGAACCCTTTTATGAAGCCATGGAACGCGTCTTTTTCGGCACCGGACAGGTGACCGGTCAAGCGCCCCACGCCCGTGACAGCCTCACGGTGCAACGCTACATGATGCTGGTCATCGTCATGCTCCTGCCATGCCTGTTTTTCGGCATGTATAACGTGGGACTGCAGTCGTTCAAGGCCGCCGGCCACCCCCTGGACTTCTGGCCCATGATGGTGTTCGGGGCCAAAATCGTTCTGCCGCTGGTGATCATCTCCTACCTGTTCGGCTTTGGTTGGGAAATCGTCTTCTCCGCCATCCGAAAGCATCCGATCAGCGAAGGCGTCTTTGTCACCGCCATGCTCTTTCCCCTCACCCTGCCGCCCACGACGCCCTGGTGGCAAGCGGCTTTGGGCATCTCTTTCGGGGTCGTACTCGGAAAAGAGGTGTTCGGCGGCACGGGCCGCAACTTTCTCAACCCGGCCCTGACCGGACGCGCCTTTCTCTATTTTGCCTATCCCATCCAGATGTCCGGGGATGCCGTCTGGACGGCGGTCTATAACCATGGCGCCCAAGCCGTGGATGCGGTTACGGCCGCAACCCCCCTGGCGCTGGCCACCACGGCACCGGCCTCGCAAACGGTCGAACAGACCCTGGCCGCCGCCGGGTATGATTTCAGCACCCTGTTTCTCGGATTTTATCCAGACAGCATCGGCGCCTCTTCGGCCCTGCTGTGTCTGATCGGCGCCGTGGTCCTCATGATCATCGGAGTGGCCAGCTACCGCATCATCCTGGGGGATATCATCGGTGTGCTCGCCCTCGGTTATGTGCTCAATCTGTTTGCCGGCGAAGGCTCGGCGCCCTATCTGGGCATGAACCCTTTCTACCACCTGATCATCGGCGGCACCGCTTTCGGCATCGCTTTCATGACCACCGACCCCGTATCGGCACCCGACACCCATGCCGCCCGTTGGATCTATGGCTTTTTTATCGGCGCCCTGACCGTGTTGATACGGGTCTTCAACCCAGCCTTTCCCGAGGGCATCATGCTCGCTATTTTGTTTATGAATGTATTCGCACCATTGCTGGACCACCTGGTGATCCGGTTGAGAATTCGCAAACGAATACCCAATATTTAGTCGGACGCAAGGTCAGGTCCGCAGCGACCCGATGGGTGATCAAATGCCAAACGCCATAAAATCACTGCTGTTCGCAACGATACTCTGTGTGGTCTGCAGCGTGCTGCTCACGGCGGCCAGCACCGGGCTGCAGTCGTTTCAGCAGAAAAACGCCGAAGTGGACCGCCAGAAAAACATCCTGCTGGCCTTCGGCATCCTATCGGAAGGAGAAACGACCAGCGCCGATCGAATCCAGGAGATGTATCGGAACTATGTCAAAAGCTTTGTGGTGGATGACAGCGGCCGCATCCTGCACAAGGAAAGCCGCGGTACCAATGATCTGCAGCTGTATGCCTATATGAAGAATGATGAACTACAGGCCTATGTCGTGCCTATCGATTCCAAGGGGCTGTGGGGAAAAATTCACGGTTATCTGGCCATCGAAAACGACGGCGCCACCATTCGGGGATTCACGGTCTACAAACACCAGGAAACCCCGGGGTTGGGCGGCGAGATCGAAAGCCGATGGTTTCGGAAGAATTTCGAAGGTAAAAAAATCGTGAACCAAAACGGCGAGTTCGTTTCCATTAAAATTGCCAAGGGCAGCGCCGAGGATCAGATCGCCGCCGAAAAGCGTATCAATTATGTGGACGGCATCAGCGGCGCGACCATGACCGGCAAGTTTCTGACCGAAGGCATGAAGGAGATTCTGAAAGAGTACGAACCGGTGGCCGTTCAATTTCGGCAGAAGAACAAGCGCTACCTGAGAACCGATTAACTCCAAAAGGCTGTGGAAAAATGCCCAAACTATCCAAGAGCCCGACCTATAAAGCCATCGCCGAGGCGTTGTGGCAGTCCAACCCCATTTCCAAACAGATCCTGGGAATCTGCTCCGCGCTGGCCGTCACCGTACAGCTGAAAACCGCCTTGGTCATGGGTCTGGCGCTCACCTTCGTGGTCGCCTTCTCCAACCTGGTCATCTCATCGCTGCGCCGTCAAATCCCCAGAAACATTCGCATCATCGTGGAGGTGGCGGTCATCGCCACGCTGGTGATCCTGGCCGACGAATGTCTAAAGGCCTTCATGTACGACATCAGCAAGCAGCTGTCGGTTTTCGTGGGACTGATCATCACCAACTGCATCGTCATGGGCCGGGCCGAGACCTTTGCCATGGGCAATCCGCCCTGGCGCAGCTTCGTGGACGGCCTGGCCAACGGGATCGGTTATGCTTCGATCCTGGTCGGCGTGGCCTTTTTCCGGGAGTTGCTCGGATCAGGCAAATTGTTTGGATTTCAAATCGTCCCGGAAAGCTTTTACGCAGCCGGATACCACAATATGGGGTTGATGCTCCTGGCGCCCGGCGCATTCATCATGATCGGCCTGTTTGTCTGGCTGGAGCACACCCTGTTGAAGGACAAATGATGGAAAACCTGATCAGCATATTCGTCAATTCCGTCTTTGTGGGAAACATCCTGTTGGCCTATTTTCTGGGGATGTGCTCCTATCTCTCGGTCTCGAAAAATCTTCAGACCAGCCTGGGGTTGGGTCTGGCGGTCACCTTCGTCATGACCATCACCACGCCGGCCAACTGGTTGCTTTACCACTATCTGTTGGCGCCTGGCGCCCTATCCTGGGCCGGCCTGCCCGATGTCAACCTGGGTTTTTTAAAATTGGTTCTCTTTATTGCAACGATCGCCGGCATCGTGCAAATCGTCGAAATGGTCATCGATCGCTACTCCCAGGGGCTTTACAATGCCTTGGGGGTATTTTTGCCCTTGATTACGGTCAATTGTGCTATTCTGGGGGCCGCGCTTTTCATGGTCGAACGGCGTTACACGTTCGCCGAAACCATGGTCTACGGATTCGGTTCCGGCCTGGGCTGGCTGCTGGCCATCGTGGCCATGGCCACGATCATGCAGAAGTTGCGTTATGCCGACGTACCCGAAGGCCTGCAGGGCTTCGGGATTCGCATGATCGTCACCGGTCTGATGGCCATGGCGTTTATGCTTTTCTCGGGAATTACCCTATAGAGCGCCCTGCAGAACGCCCTATACAAAGTAGATCGCGTTCATCGTCAAAAGGAAACGACCTCAATATGTCTGGAATCTATTTGATAAGCCTGGCGGTCTTTCTAGGCGTCATTCTCTTGCTGGTTGGCCTCCTGCTGGTGGTGGAATCTCAACTCACGGTCAAGGGTGATCGGCGCATCGTCATCAACGGTGACGAAAGCAAGAGCGTTACCACCCCCGGCGGCAAAACCCTGCTCAGCGCCTTGATCGAAAACAAGATCTACCTGCCCAGCGCATGCGGCGGCAAGGGCACCTGCGGTACCTGTAAGTGCAAGGTGCTCGAAGGCGGCGGAGATATCCTGCCCACCGAGTTGTCCCTGGTCAGCCGCAAGGAGCGCATCGAGCACGTCCGTCTGGCCTGCCAGGTCAAGGTCAAGCAGGACATGTCCATCCAGATTCCCGATGAAATCTTCAACATTCAAAAATACACCGCCACGGTGGTCTCCAACGACAATGTGGCCACCTTCATCAAGGAACTGGTGCTCAAACTGGACGAAGGACAGACGATCCAGTTCAAGGCCGGGGCCTACATGCAGATCGACATTCCGGAATACGAAGCCGAATTCAAAGACTTCAGCGTGGCCGAAAAATACAAGGCCGCCTGGAAACAATACAACCTGCTGACGCTCAAGGCCAAGTCTGACGAACCAGCCAACAGGGCCTACTCACTGGCCAATCCGCCCGTCGAAACCGACCTGCTCAAGTTCACCATCCGCATCGCCACCCCGCCGCCGGGCAAAGAGGATCTGCCGCCTGGCGTGGGCAGCTCCTACGTCTTCAACCTCAAGCCGGGCGATCGGGTAACGATCAGCGGCCCCTACGGCGATTTTTTCGCCAAGCAGACCGAACGGGAGATGTGTTTTATCGGAGGCGGCGCTGGCATGGCCCCGTTGCGCAGCCACATCCGTCAGCTGCTGCTGGGCGTAGAGTCCAAACGACGTATCACCTTCTGGTATGGAGCGCGATCGCGGCAGGAGATGTTTTACGACGAGGAGTTCAAGGAACTCGAAGCGCGTTTTTCCAACTTCAGTTACCACGTGGCCCTGTCCGATCCGCAACCCGAGGACAAGTGGCATGGACCCACCGGGTTCATCCACCAGGTGGCACTAAAACAGTACCTGGGCGACCACCCTGACCCGACCGAAATCGAGTATTACCTGTGCGGTCCGCCGCCCATGGTGGCTGCCGTTGAGAAGATGTTATACGATTTGGGCGTTGAAAACGACATGATCGCTTACGACAAATTCGGATAGTCACAATTCGCTCGCACCTCACTTGCTCGGCCGATCGACCTGCGCTTGATTACACCTAACGACCCCATTACAGCTGTCTTGAATGTCTGAGACACAGGTGTCTCACAAACAGAAACGGACGAACCATACGGGTGTTCAGTCACCACCGGAAGCTCAATATCTATATGATATTAAACCATTACTTTTTTAGCAGGGCGATTTTTGAGCCTGGCACAGTTCTTGATGAACCAACGGACGAGCCCATAACGGCGACCGTCCATATGATGAGAAGACAGAGATCAACACCTAAACCCATAACACGCAAGGGGGATCCCATGAAAATCAAGGTAGATAAAAACATTGTCGAATTTGTGCCTGAAAACACGCTCGAAACCGCCGATCTCGAAAAGCTGTGGAATACGATCGTTGACTGCGTCAAGTTCAATAAAAAGCTGGTTCCCATTGGTGAGTTTGTGCCCCAAAGATCCAATCTGGCACGATTCACCATCGAGGATAAGTAGGTGTTCCCATTTAATCAACCCAGGGCTTTAACAAGTAATCGTTCATAAGGAGGAGGCAGGCATGCACAAGGTATTGATCGCGTATATCAGCAGGACAGGGATGACCGAGAAGATGGCCAACTTTATCGCCGAGGGGGTGCGCATGGCCGGACAAGAGGCCGTGGTGCGCAAGGTCGCTGAAATATCGAGCGAAAAGGATCT is drawn from Desulfatitalea tepidiphila and contains these coding sequences:
- a CDS encoding FMN-binding protein, producing MPNAIKSLLFATILCVVCSVLLTAASTGLQSFQQKNAEVDRQKNILLAFGILSEGETTSADRIQEMYRNYVKSFVVDDSGRILHKESRGTNDLQLYAYMKNDELQAYVVPIDSKGLWGKIHGYLAIENDGATIRGFTVYKHQETPGLGGEIESRWFRKNFEGKKIVNQNGEFVSIKIAKGSAEDQIAAEKRINYVDGISGATMTGKFLTEGMKEILKEYEPVAVQFRQKNKRYLRTD
- a CDS encoding DVU0772 family protein; the encoded protein is MENIESLKRNTELLNTIDWEMTPEEAVRLYLEWGNNWARGNYVIRSKNDETCYFSVSTWKEPPTIYLIRRNSDGAKELAHIKMPERIRKAFIKEHGELKGVYAVEGIVKTWLQKELGAA
- a CDS encoding Fur family transcriptional regulator codes for the protein MHCLDKKNHLVSNDKLRMTQQRRVILEELRKENTHPTADQLYEMVRKRLPHVSLGTIYRNLELLTTIGEIQTLEIAGSQKRYDGIAQHHYHVRCVYCGRIDDAPIAPLNRLEDKLYGTTVYTIMGHRLEFLGLCPECSQNEEAVRFAEHLLTHPNGPN
- the nqrF gene encoding NADH:ubiquinone reductase (Na(+)-transporting) subunit F, which encodes MSGIYLISLAVFLGVILLLVGLLLVVESQLTVKGDRRIVINGDESKSVTTPGGKTLLSALIENKIYLPSACGGKGTCGTCKCKVLEGGGDILPTELSLVSRKERIEHVRLACQVKVKQDMSIQIPDEIFNIQKYTATVVSNDNVATFIKELVLKLDEGQTIQFKAGAYMQIDIPEYEAEFKDFSVAEKYKAAWKQYNLLTLKAKSDEPANRAYSLANPPVETDLLKFTIRIATPPPGKEDLPPGVGSSYVFNLKPGDRVTISGPYGDFFAKQTEREMCFIGGGAGMAPLRSHIRQLLLGVESKRRITFWYGARSRQEMFYDEEFKELEARFSNFSYHVALSDPQPEDKWHGPTGFIHQVALKQYLGDHPDPTEIEYYLCGPPPMVAAVEKMLYDLGVENDMIAYDKFG
- a CDS encoding citrate/2-methylcitrate synthase; the protein is MEEECKPTINTGLRGVTVASTKISDVIGKEGKLIYRGYLVQDLAARATFEEIVHLLLYERLPNKDELAVLKKKLAAEREIPDALIRALETRPADALPMDILQAAVSMLANHDAEAADANKEAALRKAIRLIAKLPTILAAWERIRTGKAPVSPDAGMGHAENFLYMLFGQKPNADLVHFFDVALVLHAEHSFNASTFAAREVASTRAHMYAAVSAAIGSLSGELHGGANVRVMQMLMDIGSPDRVSAYVNKVLDEGRLIMGLGHAVYQTDDPRAHILAPMSKRAGELAGDTRWYEISRILEVEGKKAFKERKGTDIYVNVDFYSASLYYSMGIPVDLYSPLFAISRVAGWTAHVIEEQYAEAAPKPMLYRPESKYVGEYCGPEECSFIPLDQR
- a CDS encoding NADH:ubiquinone reductase (Na(+)-transporting) subunit D, translating into MPKLSKSPTYKAIAEALWQSNPISKQILGICSALAVTVQLKTALVMGLALTFVVAFSNLVISSLRRQIPRNIRIIVEVAVIATLVILADECLKAFMYDISKQLSVFVGLIITNCIVMGRAETFAMGNPPWRSFVDGLANGIGYASILVGVAFFRELLGSGKLFGFQIVPESFYAAGYHNMGLMLLAPGAFIMIGLFVWLEHTLLKDK
- a CDS encoding NADH:ubiquinone reductase (Na(+)-transporting) subunit B, with the protein product MKAIRQFFENQRRHFEGNGPLAPLEPFYEAMERVFFGTGQVTGQAPHARDSLTVQRYMMLVIVMLLPCLFFGMYNVGLQSFKAAGHPLDFWPMMVFGAKIVLPLVIISYLFGFGWEIVFSAIRKHPISEGVFVTAMLFPLTLPPTTPWWQAALGISFGVVLGKEVFGGTGRNFLNPALTGRAFLYFAYPIQMSGDAVWTAVYNHGAQAVDAVTAATPLALATTAPASQTVEQTLAAAGYDFSTLFLGFYPDSIGASSALLCLIGAVVLMIIGVASYRIILGDIIGVLALGYVLNLFAGEGSAPYLGMNPFYHLIIGGTAFGIAFMTTDPVSAPDTHAARWIYGFFIGALTVLIRVFNPAFPEGIMLAILFMNVFAPLLDHLVIRLRIRKRIPNI
- the nqrE gene encoding NADH:ubiquinone reductase (Na(+)-transporting) subunit E — translated: MENLISIFVNSVFVGNILLAYFLGMCSYLSVSKNLQTSLGLGLAVTFVMTITTPANWLLYHYLLAPGALSWAGLPDVNLGFLKLVLFIATIAGIVQIVEMVIDRYSQGLYNALGVFLPLITVNCAILGAALFMVERRYTFAETMVYGFGSGLGWLLAIVAMATIMQKLRYADVPEGLQGFGIRMIVTGLMAMAFMLFSGITL
- a CDS encoding 4Fe-4S dicluster domain-containing protein; translation: MQKLTIKKGYRFRMAGAPADDLIVLPAPARVAVLPERVPHIKPRLLVKKGDQVQIGSPLFEDKRNPRFKFLSPGGGTIHDISFGPRRVIQAIVIDRKETPEPETRFQAVTENQLAQIERQELVDRILDGGMWWAFRELPFRDLPAPDGEPPFILISLNAKEPFQPSPAVYLKDQEQLLAYGLKALNVLAPGKVRVFADASESSVIEKAGQWLTHVVSGNYPCDDPATVLYRIKSDASQNRAWFVAGQDLLALAHLLREGRYPIRRVVAVAGSAAPDRRHCHIRLGAPLSQMVEDARLHGGERFVVGGLFRGYSSDSDGYVGFYETAVNVVPEGGEPEFLALFNPGVSRPSYSRTFLSRLNPKALVYNCNMHGDLRACIACMHCADVCPVDLLPQMIYKSILAEEVEEYLELGLLDCVECGLCSYVCPSKIELSRTFIATKAAYAKEQAVKPD